Proteins encoded together in one Penicillium digitatum chromosome 1, complete sequence window:
- a CDS encoding Atg27p: MRIQSNGVSLLLSTFLSSLASASGFDCAHIKLDNYKYDLSPLKGVHELTHSVTTDEFVTNTTYRLNICNILGDGARYGDATCGTSKNVCGFVHRIAKDGNGGSTFGFPIVGLDPVGQGSKNPELKRLKEIDPETEGLRVKLEGGSYKGDGNDQKSKNAGAIIEFQCDHERSGLEGLHTLEVDPETKERRRRAESEEGSAPSGNSSSSLQFKSFGPSDDDTYILRLDWRTKYACDEYEKDKGDTSSSSSWGFFTWLIIIAFLCIAAYIIFGSWLNYNRYGARGWDLLPHGDTIRDIPYLFQDWLRRVVNSLQGAGSRGGYSAV, translated from the exons ATGCGAATACAATCAAACGGAGTTTCACTCCTCCTCTCCACCTTCCTGTCAAGCCTGGCATCCGCGTCCGGCTTCGACTGCGCGCACATCAAGCTCGATAATTACAAATACGATCTCAGTCCCCTAAAAGGCGTTCACGAGCTGACTCACAGCGTGACGACGGATGAGTTTGTGACGAATACAACCTACCGATTGAACATTTGCAATATTCTCGGGGATGGTGCTCGGTACGGTGATGCGACGTGCGGGACTAGCAAAAACG TTTGCGGATTCGTGCACCGAATAGCGAAGGACGGAAATGGCGGCTCTACATTCGGTTTCCCGATCGTCGGCCTCGACCCGGTTGGCCAAGGCTCGAAAAACCCAGAGCTGAAACGATTGAAGGAGATCGATCCGGAAACCGAGGGCCTGCGCGTTAAGCTGGAAGGTGGCTCTTACAAGGGAGATGGAAATGACCAGAAGTCCAAGAATGCAGGTGCTATCATTGAGTTCCAGTGCGACCATGAGCGATCTGGACTGGAGGGCCTCCACACGCTTGAAGTGGACCCGGAGACGAAAGAGCGACGACGAAGAGCAGAGAGTGAGGAGGGCAGTGCGCCGTCGGGCAACAGCAGCAGTAGTCTGCAGTTCAAGAGCTTTGGTCCGTCGGACGATGATACCTACATCTTGAGACTGGACTGGCGCACAAAGTACGCCTGTGACGAGTACGAGAAAGACAAGGGTGATACTTCCAGCTCTAGCAGTTGGGGTTTCTTCACCTGGTTGATCATCAT TGCCTTCCTCTGTATCGCTGCCTACATCATCTTCGGCTCCTGGCTTAACTACAACCGCTACGGCGCCCGTGGCTGGGACCTCCTCCCTCACGGCGACACCATTCGCGATATCCCCTACCTTTTCCAGGATTGGCTCCGTCGTGTGGTCAACTCCCTGCAAGGAGCGGGGTCACGGGGTGGTTACAGTGCGGTATGA